One genomic region from Pagrus major chromosome 24, Pma_NU_1.0 encodes:
- the poglut1 gene encoding protein O-glucosyltransferase 1 — MERFCPWRFLILLQVCYLCLVSASGNQWKTFKDQISDAVKSYTPCNAANCSCHLSVLQHDLQPFRGKISEDVMASTLERGVGTHYQIIGHKLYREHNCMFPARCSGVEHFILEVIDRLPDLEMVVNVRDYPQVPSWVQPTLPVFSFSKTADYQDIMYPAWTFWEGGPAVWPIYPTGLGRWDLMRDDLKKSAAQWPWKKKESRGFFRGSRTSPERDPLILLSREAPDLVDAEYTKNQAWKSERDTLGRPPAKEIPLVDHCKYKYLFNFRGVAASFRFKHLFLCGSLVFHVGDEWQEFFYPQLKPWVHYIPVKQDLSDVRKLLQFVKENDAIAQEIATRGKEFILDHLRMQDVSCYWERLLTEFSHLLTYKPKLKNNYNQIVHRASKTEL, encoded by the exons ATGGAGCGCTTTTGTCCGTGGAGGTTTTTAATACTGCTGCAAGTGTGTTATTTATGTTTGGTGTCTGCGTCAG GGAATCAGTGGAAGACATTTAAAGACCAGATTTCTGATGCTGTTAAAAGCTACACCCCATGCAACGCTGCCAACTGCAGCTGCCATCTAAG TGTCCTACAACATGACTTGCAGCCCTTTAGAGGGAAAATCTCCGAAGATGTCATGGCTTCAACTCTTGAAAGAGGGGTGGGCACCCATTACCAGATCATTGGACACAAGTTGTACAGGGAGCACAACTGCATGTTTCCTGCCAG GTGCAGTGGGGTGGAGCATTTCATCCTGGAGGTGATCGACAGGTTACCTGACTTGGAGATGGTTGTAAATGTCAGGGATTACCCTCAAGTCCCGAGCTGGGTGCAGCCGACGCTGCCGGTCTTCTCTTTCAGTAAG ACGGCTGACTACCAGGACATCATGTACCCTGCATGGACGTTTTGGGAGGGCGGGCCTGCTGTGTGGCCTATATACCCCACTGGACTGGGACGATGGGATCTGATGAGGGATGACCTTAAAAA GTCTGCAGCACAGTGGCCATGGAAGAAGAAGGAGTCCAGAGGATTCTTTAGAGGCTCCAG AACCAGTCCAGAGCGCGACCCTCTGATTCTTCTGTCAAGAGAAGCTCCAGACCTAGTGGATGCAGAGTACACAAAGAACCAGGCCTGGAAGTCTGAGAGG gaCACACTAGGCAGACCCCCGGCCAAAGAAATTCCACTTGTCGATCACTGCAAGTACAA ATATTTATTCAACTTCCGCGGTGTGGCTGCCAGTTTCCGCTTCAAACACCTCTTTCTCTGTGGCTCCCTGGTGTTTCATGTGGGCGATGAATGGCAGGAGTTTTTTTACCCTCAGCTCAAGCCCTGGGTGCACTACATCCCAGTCAAGCAGGATCTCTCCGATGTCAG GAAACTACTACAGTTTGTCAAAGAGAATGACGCCATCGCACAGGAGATTGCCACAAG GGGCAAGGAATTCATCCTCGACCACCTGCGGATGCAAGATGTTTCCTGCTACTGGGAGAGACTCCTCACTGAGTTTAGCCACCTTCTCACCTACAAACCCAAACTAAAGAACAACTACAACCAGATTGTTCACAGAGCCAGCAAGACAGAGCTATAA
- the timmdc1 gene encoding complex I assembly factor TIMMDC1, mitochondrial has protein sequence MHPEQPRTGLALQRRQADSAPRGALSTGLLQGFIQSARPPSFCFVLPRVHAADVAAAQPAQMPSSSSSSSTSPAPAPIPSPSAVPSNMGRPEFPDTGWDRIKDLFERDTTQTYPEELTNVIKSGFVAAVAGMIYGGLPAARHARQRYIQTSQAEIYSSRVDAVRSAHNAAIRGFVRYGWRWSWRVAAFVTLFNSVSTGLSVYRNKYTISHYAAAGAVTGGLFRLNLGLGGLLAGSIIGAALGIPTGALIISMQSLTGEAVGERRMRERRELYELRLAEWTARLQLTDELIGDLNVNSQPEEIHKDMQRIQELLSLPQNEDVPPDSGSQ, from the exons ATGCATCCAGAGCAGCCCAGAACGGGCCTCGCCCTGCAGAGACGTCAGGCAGACTCAGCCCCTCGGGGCGCGTTGAGCACCGGCCTACTGCAGGGCTTCATCCAGAGCGCCAGGCCTCCTTCCTTCTGCTTCGTGCTCCCCAGGGTCCACGCAGCTGATGTGGCTGCTGCCCAGCCTGCACAGAtgccctcctcttcctcctcctcctccaccagtcCTGCTCCTGCACCCATCCCCTCTCCCAGCGCAGTGCCAAGCAACATGGGCAGGCCAGAATTCCCAGACACAGGATGGGACCGCATCAAGGACCTCTTTGAGAGAGA TACGACACAGACGTACCCAGAGGAGCTTACCAATGTGATAAAGAGCGGTTTTGTTGCTGCAGTGGCAGGCATGATCTACGGAGGCCTGCCTGCAGCTCGCCATGCAAGGCAGAGGTACATCCAAACAAGCCAGGCGGAAATCTATAGCAGCCGAGTGGATGCAGTG CGCTCGGCCCATAATGCAGCAATCCGTGGTTTTGTGCGGTATGGatggaggtggagctggagagtGGCTGCTTTTGTCACCTTGTTCAA TTCTGTCAGCACAGGGCTCTCTGTTTACCGAAACAAGTATACCATCAGCCACTACGCTGCAGCTGGAG CTGTGACTGGAGGCCTTTTCAGACTGAACCTGGGCCTGGGAGGGCTGTTGGCGGGGTCAATCATCGGAGCAGCATTGGG GATTCCCACGGGTGCTTTGATCATCAGCATGCAGTCTCTGACAGGAGAAGCTGTtggggagaggaggatgagagagcGCAGGGAACTCTATGAGCTCAGACTCGCAGAATG GACGGCCCGTCTGCAGCTGACAGATGAGTTGATTGGAGATCTGAACGTGAACTCTCAGCCGGAGGAAATCCATAAGGACATGCAGAGGATCCAAGAACTGCTCAGTTTACCACAGAATGAGGATGTGCCTCCGGACTCTGGCAGCCAATGA